TCACTTCATCTTCATGGCCACCGCCAAAGGCACCGTGAAGAAGACCCCGCTGGAATCCTTCAGCCGCCAACGCAGCGTGGGCCTGATCGCCCTGGAGCTGGATGAAGGCGATGTGCTGATCTCGGCAGCCATTACCGACGGCGAGCGCGAAGTGATGCTGTTCTCCGACGGCGGCAAGGTCACCCGCTTCAAGGAATCCGACGTGCGCGCCATGGGCCGTACTGCCCGCGGTGTACGCGGCATGCGCCTGCCAGAAGGGCAGAAGCTGATTTCCATGCTGATCCCGGAAGAAGGCAGCCAGATCCTCACCGCTTCCGAGCGTGGCTACGGCAAGCGCACCGCCATCAGCGAGTTCCCGGAGTACAAGCGTGGCGGCCAGGGCGTGATCGCCATGGTCAGCAACGACCGCAACGGCCGTCTGGTCGGCGCGGTGCAGGTGCTCGACGGCGAGGAAATCATGCTGATTTCCGACCAGGGCACCCTGGTACGTACTCGTGTGGCAGAAGTGTCGAGCCTGGGCCGTAACACCCAGGGCGTGACCTTGATCAAGCTGGCCAAGGACGAAAAACTGGTCGGCCTGGAACGTGTGCAGGAGCCTTCGGAAGTCGAAGGTGAAGAGCTCGAAGGCGAGGAATTTGACGACGAGGTGATCGCAACCGGCGATGACAACGTCGACGAGCCAACCCTCGATGCTGCCGCAGACGAAGAAGAACCGCAGGAATAAGCGGACACACAGGGGGCGGATGAAGATTCGCCCCCTTGTTGTTTGTCCGGATGGAAATATCGACAGCGATGAAAATCCAACTGTGGGAGGGGGCTTGCTCCCGATTGCGGAGTGTCAGCGGCACATAAGCTGACTGACCCACCGCTTTCGCGAGCAAGCCCGCTCCCACCCGGGATCCGGTGTCGGCTGATATGTTTGCGTGACTACCACCAGACCAGACCAGAGTGAGATTGGATGTGAGCAAGAGAGCCTATAACTTCTGTGCCGGTCCCGCGGCGCTTCCTGAAGCAGTCCTGCAGCGCGCGCAGACTGAACTCCTCGACTGGCATGGAAAAGGCCTCTCCGTGATGGAAATGAGCCATCGCAGTGATGAGTTCGTCTCCATCGCCACCAAGGCCGAGCAGGACCTGCGCGACTTGCTGGGCATCCCGTCCAACTACAAAGTGCTGTTCCTGCAGGGCGGCGCGAGCCAGCAGTTCGCCCAGATCCCGCTGAACCTGCTGCCGGAAGGCGGCACGGCCGACTATATCGACACCGGTATCTGGGGGCAGAAGGCCATTGAAGAGGCCTCCCGCTACGGCCATGTCAACGTGGCAGGCACCGCCAAGCCTCACGACTACTTCGCCATTCCCGGTCAGAACGAATGGAAGTTGTCGAAGGACGCGGCCTACGTGCACTACGTCGCCAACGAAACCATCGGTGGCCTGCAATTCGATTGGGTGCCGCAAGTCGGCGACGTGCCGTTGGTGTGCGACATGTCTTCGGACATCCTCTCGCGCCCGATCGATGTGTCCAAATACGGCATGATCT
This region of Pseudomonas sp. MUP55 genomic DNA includes:
- the serC gene encoding 3-phosphoserine/phosphohydroxythreonine transaminase, which codes for MSKRAYNFCAGPAALPEAVLQRAQTELLDWHGKGLSVMEMSHRSDEFVSIATKAEQDLRDLLGIPSNYKVLFLQGGASQQFAQIPLNLLPEGGTADYIDTGIWGQKAIEEASRYGHVNVAGTAKPHDYFAIPGQNEWKLSKDAAYVHYVANETIGGLQFDWVPQVGDVPLVCDMSSDILSRPIDVSKYGMIYAGAQKNIGPSGILVNIIREDLLGRARSVCPTMLNYKVAADNGSMYNTPPAFAWYLSGLVFEWLKEQGGVAAIGKLNEVKKRTLYDFIDASGLYSNPINLTDRSWMNVPFRLADDRLDKPFLAGADERGLLNLKGHRSVGGMRASIYNAVDIHAINALVAYMAEFEKEHG